In Pseudopipra pipra isolate bDixPip1 chromosome 24, bDixPip1.hap1, whole genome shotgun sequence, a single genomic region encodes these proteins:
- the LOC135402211 gene encoding lethal(3)malignant brain tumor-like protein 3 isoform X6: MPAAPLKLFREYQSFPQGRNGFKVGMKLEGLDPEHPSRFCVLTVAEIQGYRMRLHFDGYPECYDFWANADSSDIHPVGWCEKTSHKLLPPKGFKEGEFNWTSYLKNCKAQAAPKSLFKTLSTPVTPSGFRLGMKLEAVDKKNPSLICVATITDVVDNRLLIHFDNWDESYDYWCETSSPYIRPVGYCQETGTPLTTPPGYKDPKAFSWEKYLEETNSQAAPARAFKLRPAHGFQVNMKLEAVDRRNPILIRVATIVDKDNHRIKIHFDGWDPHYDFWVDADSPDIHPVGWCAKTGHALQVPLGAEDPEGAVGQVCPTPGCHGIGHVRGPRYGTHYTLVGCPYSDVNLSRENSLQDRLSGERPSPGNTMQKAKRLETPAPFLLGAGESSQGDSPQSRKILELSSIEANCVKAAPDSEKWCQSSVHTPSEQSENSQERDWGEEDSSADIKATPKTLGCSRAYIKFQLVKRESNGKGPDLDLQQALHQSIFMPSLASNPTHRLHLFWEQHCRLLPEVSGLTAKQVAKWTVEEVVSFIQRLPGCKEQASVFREEQIDGEAFLLLKQNDIVKILSIKLGPALKIYNAILMFKSAEDN; the protein is encoded by the exons ATGCCAGCTGCTCCCCTCAAACTGTTCAGAGAG TATCAATCATTCCCACAAGGCCGGAATGGATTTAAAGTTGGAATGAAATTGGAAGGGCTGGATCCTGAACACCCCTCTCGATTCTGTGTTCTCACAGTGGCTGAG ATCCAAGGCTACAGGATGCGACTGCACTTTGATGGGTATCCAGAGTGTTATGACTTCTGGGCTAATGCTGATTCCTCAGACATCCATCCTGTGGGCTGGTGTGAAAAAACAAGCCATAAGCTGCTCCCTCCTAAag GTTTCAAGGAGGGAGAATTTAATTGGACTTCCTATCTGAAGAATTGCAAAGCTCAAGCAGCTCCAAAAAGCCTTTTTAAGACCCTCAGCACT CCTGTCACACCCTCTGGGTTTCGTCTGGGAATGAAGCTGGAGGCAGTGGACAAGAAGAATCCCTCCCTGATCTGCGTGGCCACCATCACAGACGTGGTGGACAACCGGCTGCTGATCCACTTCGATAACTGGGACGAGAGCTACGACTACTG GTGTGAAACGAGCAGCCCATACATCCGTCCTGTGGGCTACTGCCAGGAAACTGGAACCCCACTGACAACACCACCTG gATACAAGGATCCCAAAGCCTTCTCATGGGAGAAATACTTGGAAGAAACTAATTCCCAAGCGGCCCCAGCAAGAGCATTCAAACTG CGCCCTGCTCACGGATTCCAAGTTAATATGAAGTTGGAGGCTGTGGACAGGAGAAATCCCATCTTGATAAGAGTGGCAACAATAGTTGACAAAGACAACCATCGCATTAAG ATCCATTTCGATGGTTGGGACCCTCATTATGATTTCTGGGTGGATGCAGACAGCCCTGACATCCATCCTGTGGGCTGGTGTGCCAAGACTGGACACGCTCTGCAGGTCCCTCTAG GTGCTGAGGACCCAGAGGGAGCAGTGGGACAAGTGTGTCCCACTCCAGGCTGCCACGGGATCGGGCACGTCCGGGGACCACGATATGGGACACATTACAC GTTGGTTGGCTGCCCATACTCTGATGTGAACCTCAGCAGAGAGAACTCGTTACAGGACCGGCTGAGCGGGGAGAGACCTTCCCCTGGGAACACCATGCAGAAGGCCAAGAGGCTGGAGACTCCTGCCCcattcctgctgggagcaggggagtCTTCTCAGGGAGACTCTCCACAATCCAG GAAAATCTTGGAATTGAGCAGCATTGAAGCAAACTGTGT AAAAGCTGCACCAGACAGTGAGAAGTGGTGTCAAAGCAGCGTTCACACTCCATCAGAGCAGTCTGAAAACAGTCAGGAGAGAGACTGGGGAGAGGAGGATTCCTCTGCAGACATCAAAGCCACACCAAAAAC GCTTGGGTGCTCACGTGCCTATATCAAGTTCCAGCTGGTGAAACGGGAAAGCAATGGGAAAG gcCCTGATTTGGATCTCCAGCAGGCCCTCCACCAGTCCATCTTCATGCCTTCCCTGGCCTCTAACCCGACCCACCGGCTCCATCTCTtctgggagcagcactgcaggctcctGCCAGAGGTCTCAGGCCTCACAGCCAAACAAGTTGCCAAATGGACTGTGGAAGAG GTGGTGAGCTTCATCCAGCGTTTACCTGGCTGCAAAGAACAAGCCTCTGTGTTCAGGGAAGAG CAGATCGACGGCGAGGCCTTCCTGCTCCTCAAGCAGAACGACATCGTTAAAATCCTCAGCATCAAGCTGGGCCCTGCCCTGAAGATCTACAACGCCATCCTCATGTTCAAATCTGCAGAAGACAACTGA
- the LOC135402211 gene encoding lethal(3)malignant brain tumor-like protein 4 isoform X4: MRSPPGGPGGLQRCRSCTARRPRSGGGAGPGPAVPRPGVSYSESQTCEQMDCFENGKFCTQTGSQQHRDSSGCQVAEAGRPVRRLRRKRRLPLDSEDEEENAYEDEEKNKSNNMKSRRNTKPIKQVLPGKKKVWNWVSYLEEEQMPAAPLKLFREYQSFPQGRNGFKVGMKLEGLDPEHPSRFCVLTVAEIQGYRMRLHFDGYPECYDFWANADSSDIHPVGWCEKTSHKLLPPKGFKEGEFNWTSYLKNCKAQAAPKSLFKTLSTPVTPSGFRLGMKLEAVDKKNPSLICVATITDVVDNRLLIHFDNWDESYDYWCETSSPYIRPVGYCQETGTPLTTPPGYKDPKAFSWEKYLEETNSQAAPARAFKLRPAHGFQVNMKLEAVDRRNPILIRVATIVDKDNHRIKIHFDGWDPHYDFWVDADSPDIHPVGWCAKTGHALQVPLGAEDPEGAVGQVCPTPGCHGIGHVRGPRYGTHYTLVGCPYSDVNLSRENSLQDRLSGERPSPGNTMQKAKRLETPAPFLLGAGESSQGDSPQSRKAAPDSEKWCQSSVHTPSEQSENSQERDWGEEDSSADIKATPKTLGCSRAYIKFQLVKRESNGKGPDLDLQQALHQSIFMPSLASNPTHRLHLFWEQHCRLLPEVSGLTAKQVAKWTVEEVVSFIQRLPGCKEQASVFREEQIDGEAFLLLKQNDIVKILSIKLGPALKIYNAILMFKSAEDN, from the exons ATGCGCTCCCCGCCCGGCGGGCCCGGGGGGCTCCAGCGCTGCCGGAGCTGCACCGCGAGGAGGccccggagcggcggcggggccgggccgggaccGGCCG TGCCCAGACCAGGCGTGTCCTACTCGGAATCCCAAACCTGTGAGCAAATGGATTGCTTTGAGAATGGGAAGTTTTGTACTCAGACaggctcccagcagcacagggacag CAGTGGCTGTCAGGTGGCTGAGGCTGGCAGACCTGTCAGACGGCTCCGGAGGAAGAGGAGACTCCCTCTGGATTcggaggatgaggaggaaaatGCATATGAGGATGAG GAGAAGAATAAATCAAATAATATGAAAAGCCGCAGAAACACTAAACCAATAAAACAAG TGCTTCCTGGAAAGAAGAAGGTATGGAACTGGGTTTCCTACTTGGAAGAGGAACAGATGCCAGCTGCTCCCCTCAAACTGTTCAGAGAG TATCAATCATTCCCACAAGGCCGGAATGGATTTAAAGTTGGAATGAAATTGGAAGGGCTGGATCCTGAACACCCCTCTCGATTCTGTGTTCTCACAGTGGCTGAG ATCCAAGGCTACAGGATGCGACTGCACTTTGATGGGTATCCAGAGTGTTATGACTTCTGGGCTAATGCTGATTCCTCAGACATCCATCCTGTGGGCTGGTGTGAAAAAACAAGCCATAAGCTGCTCCCTCCTAAag GTTTCAAGGAGGGAGAATTTAATTGGACTTCCTATCTGAAGAATTGCAAAGCTCAAGCAGCTCCAAAAAGCCTTTTTAAGACCCTCAGCACT CCTGTCACACCCTCTGGGTTTCGTCTGGGAATGAAGCTGGAGGCAGTGGACAAGAAGAATCCCTCCCTGATCTGCGTGGCCACCATCACAGACGTGGTGGACAACCGGCTGCTGATCCACTTCGATAACTGGGACGAGAGCTACGACTACTG GTGTGAAACGAGCAGCCCATACATCCGTCCTGTGGGCTACTGCCAGGAAACTGGAACCCCACTGACAACACCACCTG gATACAAGGATCCCAAAGCCTTCTCATGGGAGAAATACTTGGAAGAAACTAATTCCCAAGCGGCCCCAGCAAGAGCATTCAAACTG CGCCCTGCTCACGGATTCCAAGTTAATATGAAGTTGGAGGCTGTGGACAGGAGAAATCCCATCTTGATAAGAGTGGCAACAATAGTTGACAAAGACAACCATCGCATTAAG ATCCATTTCGATGGTTGGGACCCTCATTATGATTTCTGGGTGGATGCAGACAGCCCTGACATCCATCCTGTGGGCTGGTGTGCCAAGACTGGACACGCTCTGCAGGTCCCTCTAG GTGCTGAGGACCCAGAGGGAGCAGTGGGACAAGTGTGTCCCACTCCAGGCTGCCACGGGATCGGGCACGTCCGGGGACCACGATATGGGACACATTACAC GTTGGTTGGCTGCCCATACTCTGATGTGAACCTCAGCAGAGAGAACTCGTTACAGGACCGGCTGAGCGGGGAGAGACCTTCCCCTGGGAACACCATGCAGAAGGCCAAGAGGCTGGAGACTCCTGCCCcattcctgctgggagcaggggagtCTTCTCAGGGAGACTCTCCACAATCCAG AAAAGCTGCACCAGACAGTGAGAAGTGGTGTCAAAGCAGCGTTCACACTCCATCAGAGCAGTCTGAAAACAGTCAGGAGAGAGACTGGGGAGAGGAGGATTCCTCTGCAGACATCAAAGCCACACCAAAAAC GCTTGGGTGCTCACGTGCCTATATCAAGTTCCAGCTGGTGAAACGGGAAAGCAATGGGAAAG gcCCTGATTTGGATCTCCAGCAGGCCCTCCACCAGTCCATCTTCATGCCTTCCCTGGCCTCTAACCCGACCCACCGGCTCCATCTCTtctgggagcagcactgcaggctcctGCCAGAGGTCTCAGGCCTCACAGCCAAACAAGTTGCCAAATGGACTGTGGAAGAG GTGGTGAGCTTCATCCAGCGTTTACCTGGCTGCAAAGAACAAGCCTCTGTGTTCAGGGAAGAG CAGATCGACGGCGAGGCCTTCCTGCTCCTCAAGCAGAACGACATCGTTAAAATCCTCAGCATCAAGCTGGGCCCTGCCCTGAAGATCTACAACGCCATCCTCATGTTCAAATCTGCAGAAGACAACTGA
- the LOC135402211 gene encoding lethal(3)malignant brain tumor-like protein 4 isoform X2 translates to MRSPPGGPGGLQRCRSCTARRPRSGGGAGPGPAVPRPGVSYSESQTCEQMDCFENGKFCTQTGSQQHRDSGCQVAEAGRPVRRLRRKRRLPLDSEDEEENAYEDEEKNKSNNMKSRRNTKPIKQVLPGKKKVWNWVSYLEEEQMPAAPLKLFREYQSFPQGRNGFKVGMKLEGLDPEHPSRFCVLTVAEIQGYRMRLHFDGYPECYDFWANADSSDIHPVGWCEKTSHKLLPPKGFKEGEFNWTSYLKNCKAQAAPKSLFKTLSTPVTPSGFRLGMKLEAVDKKNPSLICVATITDVVDNRLLIHFDNWDESYDYWCETSSPYIRPVGYCQETGTPLTTPPGYKDPKAFSWEKYLEETNSQAAPARAFKLRPAHGFQVNMKLEAVDRRNPILIRVATIVDKDNHRIKIHFDGWDPHYDFWVDADSPDIHPVGWCAKTGHALQVPLGAEDPEGAVGQVCPTPGCHGIGHVRGPRYGTHYTLVGCPYSDVNLSRENSLQDRLSGERPSPGNTMQKAKRLETPAPFLLGAGESSQGDSPQSRKILELSSIEANCVKAAPDSEKWCQSSVHTPSEQSENSQERDWGEEDSSADIKATPKTLGCSRAYIKFQLVKRESNGKGPDLDLQQALHQSIFMPSLASNPTHRLHLFWEQHCRLLPEVSGLTAKQVAKWTVEEVVSFIQRLPGCKEQASVFREEQIDGEAFLLLKQNDIVKILSIKLGPALKIYNAILMFKSAEDN, encoded by the exons ATGCGCTCCCCGCCCGGCGGGCCCGGGGGGCTCCAGCGCTGCCGGAGCTGCACCGCGAGGAGGccccggagcggcggcggggccgggccgggaccGGCCG TGCCCAGACCAGGCGTGTCCTACTCGGAATCCCAAACCTGTGAGCAAATGGATTGCTTTGAGAATGGGAAGTTTTGTACTCAGACaggctcccagcagcacagggacag TGGCTGTCAGGTGGCTGAGGCTGGCAGACCTGTCAGACGGCTCCGGAGGAAGAGGAGACTCCCTCTGGATTcggaggatgaggaggaaaatGCATATGAGGATGAG GAGAAGAATAAATCAAATAATATGAAAAGCCGCAGAAACACTAAACCAATAAAACAAG TGCTTCCTGGAAAGAAGAAGGTATGGAACTGGGTTTCCTACTTGGAAGAGGAACAGATGCCAGCTGCTCCCCTCAAACTGTTCAGAGAG TATCAATCATTCCCACAAGGCCGGAATGGATTTAAAGTTGGAATGAAATTGGAAGGGCTGGATCCTGAACACCCCTCTCGATTCTGTGTTCTCACAGTGGCTGAG ATCCAAGGCTACAGGATGCGACTGCACTTTGATGGGTATCCAGAGTGTTATGACTTCTGGGCTAATGCTGATTCCTCAGACATCCATCCTGTGGGCTGGTGTGAAAAAACAAGCCATAAGCTGCTCCCTCCTAAag GTTTCAAGGAGGGAGAATTTAATTGGACTTCCTATCTGAAGAATTGCAAAGCTCAAGCAGCTCCAAAAAGCCTTTTTAAGACCCTCAGCACT CCTGTCACACCCTCTGGGTTTCGTCTGGGAATGAAGCTGGAGGCAGTGGACAAGAAGAATCCCTCCCTGATCTGCGTGGCCACCATCACAGACGTGGTGGACAACCGGCTGCTGATCCACTTCGATAACTGGGACGAGAGCTACGACTACTG GTGTGAAACGAGCAGCCCATACATCCGTCCTGTGGGCTACTGCCAGGAAACTGGAACCCCACTGACAACACCACCTG gATACAAGGATCCCAAAGCCTTCTCATGGGAGAAATACTTGGAAGAAACTAATTCCCAAGCGGCCCCAGCAAGAGCATTCAAACTG CGCCCTGCTCACGGATTCCAAGTTAATATGAAGTTGGAGGCTGTGGACAGGAGAAATCCCATCTTGATAAGAGTGGCAACAATAGTTGACAAAGACAACCATCGCATTAAG ATCCATTTCGATGGTTGGGACCCTCATTATGATTTCTGGGTGGATGCAGACAGCCCTGACATCCATCCTGTGGGCTGGTGTGCCAAGACTGGACACGCTCTGCAGGTCCCTCTAG GTGCTGAGGACCCAGAGGGAGCAGTGGGACAAGTGTGTCCCACTCCAGGCTGCCACGGGATCGGGCACGTCCGGGGACCACGATATGGGACACATTACAC GTTGGTTGGCTGCCCATACTCTGATGTGAACCTCAGCAGAGAGAACTCGTTACAGGACCGGCTGAGCGGGGAGAGACCTTCCCCTGGGAACACCATGCAGAAGGCCAAGAGGCTGGAGACTCCTGCCCcattcctgctgggagcaggggagtCTTCTCAGGGAGACTCTCCACAATCCAG GAAAATCTTGGAATTGAGCAGCATTGAAGCAAACTGTGT AAAAGCTGCACCAGACAGTGAGAAGTGGTGTCAAAGCAGCGTTCACACTCCATCAGAGCAGTCTGAAAACAGTCAGGAGAGAGACTGGGGAGAGGAGGATTCCTCTGCAGACATCAAAGCCACACCAAAAAC GCTTGGGTGCTCACGTGCCTATATCAAGTTCCAGCTGGTGAAACGGGAAAGCAATGGGAAAG gcCCTGATTTGGATCTCCAGCAGGCCCTCCACCAGTCCATCTTCATGCCTTCCCTGGCCTCTAACCCGACCCACCGGCTCCATCTCTtctgggagcagcactgcaggctcctGCCAGAGGTCTCAGGCCTCACAGCCAAACAAGTTGCCAAATGGACTGTGGAAGAG GTGGTGAGCTTCATCCAGCGTTTACCTGGCTGCAAAGAACAAGCCTCTGTGTTCAGGGAAGAG CAGATCGACGGCGAGGCCTTCCTGCTCCTCAAGCAGAACGACATCGTTAAAATCCTCAGCATCAAGCTGGGCCCTGCCCTGAAGATCTACAACGCCATCCTCATGTTCAAATCTGCAGAAGACAACTGA
- the LOC135402211 gene encoding lethal(3)malignant brain tumor-like protein 4 isoform X3 has translation MRSPPGGPGGLQRCRSCTARRPRSGGGAGPGPAVPRPGVSYSESQTCEQMDCFENGKFCTQTGSQQHRDSSGCQVAEAGRPVRRLRRKRRLPLDSEDEEENAYEDEEKNKSNNMKSRRNTKPIKQVLPGKKKVWNWVSYLEEEQMPAAPLKLFREYQSFPQGRNGFKVGMKLEGLDPEHPSRFCVLTVAEIQGYRMRLHFDGYPECYDFWANADSSDIHPVGWCEKTSHKLLPPKGFKEGEFNWTSYLKNCKAQAAPKSLFKTLSTPVTPSGFRLGMKLEAVDKKNPSLICVATITDVVDNRLLIHFDNWDESYDYWCETSSPYIRPVGYCQETGTPLTTPPGYKDPKAFSWEKYLEETNSQAAPARAFKLRPAHGFQVNMKLEAVDRRNPILIRVATIVDKDNHRIKIHFDGWDPHYDFWVDADSPDIHPVGWCAKTGHALQVPLGAEDPEGAVGQVCPTPGCHGIGHVRGPRYGTHYTLVGCPYSDVNLSRENSLQDRLSGERPSPGNTMQKAKRLETPAPFLLGAGESSQGDSPQSRKILELSSIEANCVKAAPDSEKWCQSSVHTPSEQSENSQERDWGEEDSSADIKATPKTLGCSRAYIKFQLVKRESNGKGPDLDLQQALHQSIFMPSLASNPTHRLHLFWEQHCRLLPEVSGLTAKQVAKWTVEEVVSFIQRLPGCKEQASVFREEIDGEAFLLLKQNDIVKILSIKLGPALKIYNAILMFKSAEDN, from the exons ATGCGCTCCCCGCCCGGCGGGCCCGGGGGGCTCCAGCGCTGCCGGAGCTGCACCGCGAGGAGGccccggagcggcggcggggccgggccgggaccGGCCG TGCCCAGACCAGGCGTGTCCTACTCGGAATCCCAAACCTGTGAGCAAATGGATTGCTTTGAGAATGGGAAGTTTTGTACTCAGACaggctcccagcagcacagggacag CAGTGGCTGTCAGGTGGCTGAGGCTGGCAGACCTGTCAGACGGCTCCGGAGGAAGAGGAGACTCCCTCTGGATTcggaggatgaggaggaaaatGCATATGAGGATGAG GAGAAGAATAAATCAAATAATATGAAAAGCCGCAGAAACACTAAACCAATAAAACAAG TGCTTCCTGGAAAGAAGAAGGTATGGAACTGGGTTTCCTACTTGGAAGAGGAACAGATGCCAGCTGCTCCCCTCAAACTGTTCAGAGAG TATCAATCATTCCCACAAGGCCGGAATGGATTTAAAGTTGGAATGAAATTGGAAGGGCTGGATCCTGAACACCCCTCTCGATTCTGTGTTCTCACAGTGGCTGAG ATCCAAGGCTACAGGATGCGACTGCACTTTGATGGGTATCCAGAGTGTTATGACTTCTGGGCTAATGCTGATTCCTCAGACATCCATCCTGTGGGCTGGTGTGAAAAAACAAGCCATAAGCTGCTCCCTCCTAAag GTTTCAAGGAGGGAGAATTTAATTGGACTTCCTATCTGAAGAATTGCAAAGCTCAAGCAGCTCCAAAAAGCCTTTTTAAGACCCTCAGCACT CCTGTCACACCCTCTGGGTTTCGTCTGGGAATGAAGCTGGAGGCAGTGGACAAGAAGAATCCCTCCCTGATCTGCGTGGCCACCATCACAGACGTGGTGGACAACCGGCTGCTGATCCACTTCGATAACTGGGACGAGAGCTACGACTACTG GTGTGAAACGAGCAGCCCATACATCCGTCCTGTGGGCTACTGCCAGGAAACTGGAACCCCACTGACAACACCACCTG gATACAAGGATCCCAAAGCCTTCTCATGGGAGAAATACTTGGAAGAAACTAATTCCCAAGCGGCCCCAGCAAGAGCATTCAAACTG CGCCCTGCTCACGGATTCCAAGTTAATATGAAGTTGGAGGCTGTGGACAGGAGAAATCCCATCTTGATAAGAGTGGCAACAATAGTTGACAAAGACAACCATCGCATTAAG ATCCATTTCGATGGTTGGGACCCTCATTATGATTTCTGGGTGGATGCAGACAGCCCTGACATCCATCCTGTGGGCTGGTGTGCCAAGACTGGACACGCTCTGCAGGTCCCTCTAG GTGCTGAGGACCCAGAGGGAGCAGTGGGACAAGTGTGTCCCACTCCAGGCTGCCACGGGATCGGGCACGTCCGGGGACCACGATATGGGACACATTACAC GTTGGTTGGCTGCCCATACTCTGATGTGAACCTCAGCAGAGAGAACTCGTTACAGGACCGGCTGAGCGGGGAGAGACCTTCCCCTGGGAACACCATGCAGAAGGCCAAGAGGCTGGAGACTCCTGCCCcattcctgctgggagcaggggagtCTTCTCAGGGAGACTCTCCACAATCCAG GAAAATCTTGGAATTGAGCAGCATTGAAGCAAACTGTGT AAAAGCTGCACCAGACAGTGAGAAGTGGTGTCAAAGCAGCGTTCACACTCCATCAGAGCAGTCTGAAAACAGTCAGGAGAGAGACTGGGGAGAGGAGGATTCCTCTGCAGACATCAAAGCCACACCAAAAAC GCTTGGGTGCTCACGTGCCTATATCAAGTTCCAGCTGGTGAAACGGGAAAGCAATGGGAAAG gcCCTGATTTGGATCTCCAGCAGGCCCTCCACCAGTCCATCTTCATGCCTTCCCTGGCCTCTAACCCGACCCACCGGCTCCATCTCTtctgggagcagcactgcaggctcctGCCAGAGGTCTCAGGCCTCACAGCCAAACAAGTTGCCAAATGGACTGTGGAAGAG GTGGTGAGCTTCATCCAGCGTTTACCTGGCTGCAAAGAACAAGCCTCTGTGTTCAGGGAAGAG ATCGACGGCGAGGCCTTCCTGCTCCTCAAGCAGAACGACATCGTTAAAATCCTCAGCATCAAGCTGGGCCCTGCCCTGAAGATCTACAACGCCATCCTCATGTTCAAATCTGCAGAAGACAACTGA
- the LOC135402211 gene encoding lethal(3)malignant brain tumor-like protein 4 isoform X1, with product MRSPPGGPGGLQRCRSCTARRPRSGGGAGPGPAVPRPGVSYSESQTCEQMDCFENGKFCTQTGSQQHRDSSGCQVAEAGRPVRRLRRKRRLPLDSEDEEENAYEDEEKNKSNNMKSRRNTKPIKQVLPGKKKVWNWVSYLEEEQMPAAPLKLFREYQSFPQGRNGFKVGMKLEGLDPEHPSRFCVLTVAEIQGYRMRLHFDGYPECYDFWANADSSDIHPVGWCEKTSHKLLPPKGFKEGEFNWTSYLKNCKAQAAPKSLFKTLSTPVTPSGFRLGMKLEAVDKKNPSLICVATITDVVDNRLLIHFDNWDESYDYWCETSSPYIRPVGYCQETGTPLTTPPGYKDPKAFSWEKYLEETNSQAAPARAFKLRPAHGFQVNMKLEAVDRRNPILIRVATIVDKDNHRIKIHFDGWDPHYDFWVDADSPDIHPVGWCAKTGHALQVPLGAEDPEGAVGQVCPTPGCHGIGHVRGPRYGTHYTLVGCPYSDVNLSRENSLQDRLSGERPSPGNTMQKAKRLETPAPFLLGAGESSQGDSPQSRKILELSSIEANCVKAAPDSEKWCQSSVHTPSEQSENSQERDWGEEDSSADIKATPKTLGCSRAYIKFQLVKRESNGKGPDLDLQQALHQSIFMPSLASNPTHRLHLFWEQHCRLLPEVSGLTAKQVAKWTVEEVVSFIQRLPGCKEQASVFREEQIDGEAFLLLKQNDIVKILSIKLGPALKIYNAILMFKSAEDN from the exons ATGCGCTCCCCGCCCGGCGGGCCCGGGGGGCTCCAGCGCTGCCGGAGCTGCACCGCGAGGAGGccccggagcggcggcggggccgggccgggaccGGCCG TGCCCAGACCAGGCGTGTCCTACTCGGAATCCCAAACCTGTGAGCAAATGGATTGCTTTGAGAATGGGAAGTTTTGTACTCAGACaggctcccagcagcacagggacag CAGTGGCTGTCAGGTGGCTGAGGCTGGCAGACCTGTCAGACGGCTCCGGAGGAAGAGGAGACTCCCTCTGGATTcggaggatgaggaggaaaatGCATATGAGGATGAG GAGAAGAATAAATCAAATAATATGAAAAGCCGCAGAAACACTAAACCAATAAAACAAG TGCTTCCTGGAAAGAAGAAGGTATGGAACTGGGTTTCCTACTTGGAAGAGGAACAGATGCCAGCTGCTCCCCTCAAACTGTTCAGAGAG TATCAATCATTCCCACAAGGCCGGAATGGATTTAAAGTTGGAATGAAATTGGAAGGGCTGGATCCTGAACACCCCTCTCGATTCTGTGTTCTCACAGTGGCTGAG ATCCAAGGCTACAGGATGCGACTGCACTTTGATGGGTATCCAGAGTGTTATGACTTCTGGGCTAATGCTGATTCCTCAGACATCCATCCTGTGGGCTGGTGTGAAAAAACAAGCCATAAGCTGCTCCCTCCTAAag GTTTCAAGGAGGGAGAATTTAATTGGACTTCCTATCTGAAGAATTGCAAAGCTCAAGCAGCTCCAAAAAGCCTTTTTAAGACCCTCAGCACT CCTGTCACACCCTCTGGGTTTCGTCTGGGAATGAAGCTGGAGGCAGTGGACAAGAAGAATCCCTCCCTGATCTGCGTGGCCACCATCACAGACGTGGTGGACAACCGGCTGCTGATCCACTTCGATAACTGGGACGAGAGCTACGACTACTG GTGTGAAACGAGCAGCCCATACATCCGTCCTGTGGGCTACTGCCAGGAAACTGGAACCCCACTGACAACACCACCTG gATACAAGGATCCCAAAGCCTTCTCATGGGAGAAATACTTGGAAGAAACTAATTCCCAAGCGGCCCCAGCAAGAGCATTCAAACTG CGCCCTGCTCACGGATTCCAAGTTAATATGAAGTTGGAGGCTGTGGACAGGAGAAATCCCATCTTGATAAGAGTGGCAACAATAGTTGACAAAGACAACCATCGCATTAAG ATCCATTTCGATGGTTGGGACCCTCATTATGATTTCTGGGTGGATGCAGACAGCCCTGACATCCATCCTGTGGGCTGGTGTGCCAAGACTGGACACGCTCTGCAGGTCCCTCTAG GTGCTGAGGACCCAGAGGGAGCAGTGGGACAAGTGTGTCCCACTCCAGGCTGCCACGGGATCGGGCACGTCCGGGGACCACGATATGGGACACATTACAC GTTGGTTGGCTGCCCATACTCTGATGTGAACCTCAGCAGAGAGAACTCGTTACAGGACCGGCTGAGCGGGGAGAGACCTTCCCCTGGGAACACCATGCAGAAGGCCAAGAGGCTGGAGACTCCTGCCCcattcctgctgggagcaggggagtCTTCTCAGGGAGACTCTCCACAATCCAG GAAAATCTTGGAATTGAGCAGCATTGAAGCAAACTGTGT AAAAGCTGCACCAGACAGTGAGAAGTGGTGTCAAAGCAGCGTTCACACTCCATCAGAGCAGTCTGAAAACAGTCAGGAGAGAGACTGGGGAGAGGAGGATTCCTCTGCAGACATCAAAGCCACACCAAAAAC GCTTGGGTGCTCACGTGCCTATATCAAGTTCCAGCTGGTGAAACGGGAAAGCAATGGGAAAG gcCCTGATTTGGATCTCCAGCAGGCCCTCCACCAGTCCATCTTCATGCCTTCCCTGGCCTCTAACCCGACCCACCGGCTCCATCTCTtctgggagcagcactgcaggctcctGCCAGAGGTCTCAGGCCTCACAGCCAAACAAGTTGCCAAATGGACTGTGGAAGAG GTGGTGAGCTTCATCCAGCGTTTACCTGGCTGCAAAGAACAAGCCTCTGTGTTCAGGGAAGAG CAGATCGACGGCGAGGCCTTCCTGCTCCTCAAGCAGAACGACATCGTTAAAATCCTCAGCATCAAGCTGGGCCCTGCCCTGAAGATCTACAACGCCATCCTCATGTTCAAATCTGCAGAAGACAACTGA